In one window of Maribacter sp. BPC-D8 DNA:
- a CDS encoding 3'-5' exonuclease has protein sequence MELKLTRPICFFDLETTGINVAKDRIVEIAILKVYPNGNKESKTWLVNPEMVIPEEVIAVHGITNEKVANEPTFKELSKEIYKIIKDSDLGGFNSDRFDIPLLAEELLRSDIDFDMKNTVSVDVQTIFHKMEKRTLEAAYKFYCDKDLLDAHSAAADTNATYEVLLSQLDRYPDLENNIKKLSEFSRRKQSVDFAGFIAMDEEGEEVFSFGKHKGKKVHAVLEKEPGYFGWMLNADFPLYTKKILTQIKLSKLNNKLG, from the coding sequence ATGGAATTAAAGCTTACCAGACCTATTTGTTTCTTTGATTTAGAGACAACTGGGATCAATGTAGCAAAAGATCGTATTGTAGAAATAGCGATATTAAAAGTTTACCCTAACGGTAATAAAGAGAGTAAAACATGGTTGGTTAATCCTGAAATGGTGATACCAGAAGAGGTAATTGCCGTTCATGGTATTACTAATGAAAAGGTTGCCAATGAACCGACTTTCAAAGAACTTTCAAAAGAAATTTATAAGATTATAAAGGATAGTGATTTGGGCGGATTCAATTCTGACCGATTTGATATTCCCTTGTTAGCAGAAGAATTATTACGCTCAGATATAGATTTTGATATGAAAAATACGGTATCTGTAGATGTACAGACCATTTTTCATAAGATGGAAAAACGTACGTTAGAAGCTGCATATAAATTCTATTGCGATAAAGATCTTTTAGATGCACATAGTGCGGCGGCAGATACCAATGCAACTTACGAAGTTTTGCTGTCTCAATTAGATAGGTATCCTGATCTTGAAAATAATATCAAAAAACTATCTGAATTCTCTAGAAGAAAGCAATCTGTAGATTTTGCTGGCTTTATAGCTATGGATGAGGAAGGGGAAGAAGTTTTCTCTTTTGGTAAGCATAAGGGCAAAAAAGTACATGCTGTTTTAGAAAAAGAACCAGGGTATTTTGGTTGGATGCTAAACGCTGATTTTCCATTGTACACTAAAAAGATTCTTACTCAAATAAAACTGAGCAAACTCAATAATAAATTAGGTTAA
- a CDS encoding NAD(P)H-dependent oxidoreductase, with amino-acid sequence MDFKHFAENRYTTQKYDVDRKISNADIEDLKHILKLSPSSINSQPWLFTLVSNEQVKSDLANASYSNASKIKDASHLVVFSVMDNLEEFEKRVEENLLENSIKFYKQYIKTQSKEKTVNWLSHQVYITLGFFLAACASMEIDSTPMEGIDVAKYKNILNIKDYKVLFSVAIGYRDEHDNTQPNLIGKSRLSTDEVIQSID; translated from the coding sequence ATGGATTTTAAACATTTTGCAGAAAATAGGTACACAACTCAAAAATACGATGTAGACCGAAAAATCTCTAATGCAGATATTGAAGATTTAAAGCATATTTTAAAATTAAGTCCCTCTTCTATAAATAGCCAACCTTGGTTGTTTACATTAGTTTCCAATGAACAGGTAAAAAGTGACTTAGCTAATGCTTCATATTCCAATGCCTCTAAGATTAAAGATGCTAGTCATCTTGTAGTATTCAGTGTAATGGATAATCTTGAAGAGTTTGAAAAACGTGTTGAAGAAAATTTACTTGAAAACTCTATTAAGTTTTACAAACAATATATAAAAACGCAATCAAAAGAGAAAACGGTTAACTGGTTATCTCACCAAGTTTATATTACGTTAGGATTCTTTTTAGCCGCATGTGCATCTATGGAAATAGACTCCACTCCTATGGAAGGTATCGACGTTGCAAAATATAAGAACATACTTAATATTAAAGATTACAAGGTTTTATTTTCAGTGGCAATAGGCTACCGTGATGAACATGATAATACGCAACCGAATTTAATAGGCAAATCTAGATTGTCTACAGATGAAGTAATTCAGTCTATTGATTAA
- a CDS encoding amidase family protein has translation MKKHFLLLIIILLSACKNEQEAKKEEVILWTPYNDSIEVAANGDHEIGRMQYKLIQSKVLDKNEVFRPLYEEVSKLTEGEYQKLLPMILEQDIFVIRNHIKEGRLTYENLVLFYLYRIYKYELNNETTLNTIIALNKDVVAQARELDRENEKGIAAQTQHPIYGMPILLKDNINALGMKTTAGSIALMDNEVDDSFIVQQLKKNGALILGKVNLSEWAYFLCSGCPVGYSAYGGQTLNPYGRKVFETGGSSSGSGTAVAANYAVAAVGTETSGSILSPSSQNSVVGLKPTIGLLSRSGIVPISSTLDTPGPMTKNVRDNANLLSAMFGYDESDPASVEDNFMGVLSVGLHPIPFSEMRLGAIKELMESDSIYKQTIEDLKEAGATIIEFTPPEVAMNGFLSILNIDMRNDLKSYLKEKTNPELVKITSIADAVIFNNADSLVRIPYGQALFEGILSDTTTTTELEEIKSNLEKNGRTFFDTAMDKYKLDAVLSINNYHAGYAAVAKYPALTIPMGYKVSGEPISLTFIGKQFSEAHLLNMGKSYEDNFHNRVMPKDYQN, from the coding sequence ATGAAAAAGCATTTTTTATTATTAATTATCATTTTGTTGAGTGCTTGTAAAAACGAGCAAGAAGCTAAGAAAGAGGAAGTAATTCTTTGGACACCGTATAACGATTCAATTGAAGTAGCTGCAAATGGCGATCATGAAATTGGTCGCATGCAGTACAAGTTGATACAATCTAAGGTTTTAGATAAAAATGAAGTGTTTCGACCCCTATACGAAGAAGTTTCTAAGCTGACCGAAGGGGAGTATCAGAAGTTGCTTCCTATGATTTTGGAGCAAGATATTTTTGTTATTCGAAATCATATCAAAGAAGGTAGGCTGACGTATGAAAATTTGGTATTGTTTTATTTATATCGCATTTATAAGTATGAGTTGAATAATGAGACAACTTTAAATACCATAATAGCCCTTAATAAAGACGTGGTTGCGCAAGCACGAGAATTAGATAGGGAAAATGAAAAGGGAATAGCGGCTCAAACACAACATCCAATTTATGGTATGCCTATTTTGTTGAAAGACAATATTAATGCCTTGGGTATGAAAACTACTGCAGGTTCAATTGCGCTGATGGATAATGAAGTTGACGATTCGTTTATCGTTCAGCAATTGAAAAAGAACGGAGCCTTAATTTTAGGTAAGGTCAATTTAAGTGAATGGGCATATTTTTTATGTTCAGGTTGCCCGGTAGGGTATAGTGCTTACGGTGGTCAAACTCTAAACCCGTATGGGCGAAAAGTCTTTGAAACAGGCGGCTCCAGTTCTGGTAGTGGTACGGCGGTTGCGGCAAATTATGCTGTTGCTGCAGTAGGTACAGAAACTTCTGGTTCTATTTTATCACCTAGTAGTCAGAATTCTGTGGTAGGTTTAAAACCGACGATAGGTTTATTAAGTAGGTCGGGCATCGTACCCATTTCAAGTACCTTAGATACTCCGGGTCCCATGACTAAAAATGTGAGGGATAATGCTAATTTGCTGTCTGCTATGTTTGGTTATGATGAGTCAGATCCTGCATCTGTAGAAGATAATTTTATGGGAGTTTTATCTGTAGGCTTACATCCAATACCTTTTTCAGAAATGAGATTGGGTGCTATTAAAGAGCTGATGGAGAGCGATAGTATTTACAAACAGACCATTGAAGATTTAAAAGAAGCTGGTGCTACAATAATTGAGTTTACACCACCAGAGGTAGCTATGAACGGTTTTTTGAGTATCCTCAATATTGATATGCGAAATGACTTAAAGTCTTATTTAAAAGAAAAAACCAATCCTGAGTTGGTGAAAATTACTTCAATTGCAGATGCGGTGATATTTAATAATGCAGATTCATTGGTTAGAATTCCCTACGGGCAAGCATTATTTGAAGGTATATTATCAGATACTACCACAACTACCGAGCTAGAAGAAATAAAATCTAATCTTGAAAAAAATGGACGAACTTTCTTCGATACAGCGATGGATAAGTACAAACTAGACGCTGTTTTATCTATTAATAATTACCATGCTGGTTATGCTGCGGTTGCCAAATACCCTGCTCTGACAATACCTATGGGGTATAAAGTATCTGGTGAGCCGATAAGTTTAACCTTTATAGGAAAACAGTTTTCAGAAGCACATTTATTGAATATGGGAAAATCATATGAAGACAATTTTCATAATCGAGTGATGCCTAAAGACTATCAAAACTAA
- a CDS encoding Hpt domain-containing protein encodes MIYNLDKINEMAEGDQDFINSVIAVFLEEVPEDLEALEKALQEKNHDQVYKLAHKIKPNVDLLGMEQTRAIALELETLGKQEANMAEIEKRFPILKTDINQVVAELKIDFQL; translated from the coding sequence ATGATTTATAACCTGGATAAGATTAACGAGATGGCAGAGGGGGATCAGGATTTTATAAATTCTGTGATAGCTGTTTTTTTGGAAGAAGTACCTGAAGATTTAGAAGCTTTAGAAAAGGCCCTTCAAGAAAAAAACCATGATCAAGTATATAAACTTGCGCATAAAATAAAGCCAAACGTAGATTTGCTCGGAATGGAACAAACTCGTGCCATAGCCTTAGAATTAGAAACTCTGGGTAAGCAAGAAGCTAATATGGCAGAAATTGAAAAGAGATTTCCGATACTCAAGACCGATATTAATCAGGTTGTGGCAGAATTAAAAATTGATTTCCAGTTATAA
- a CDS encoding DUF2911 domain-containing protein, whose amino-acid sequence MNHPKASPFSKIEQEVGLSKITIEYSRPSAKGRVLFGNQSSGESSLVPYGRIWRVGANESTKITFSTDVVIDGQKLVKGTYALYAFPEAKEWQIVFHKNITHWGDGRQAYNAEEDALRIYVKPIQKQDFQETFLISFDHIDHNGAIMNWNWGTTEVSIPIQFDTKSIFQEQINTQLLNTPTAQTYYEIARYYQEQRLKPIEALGYVDRAISMGGDTYYFHRVRSLILADLEKYEAAIKASNISIILAEKEGKDEFIRLNKNDIRRWKTLQSTNK is encoded by the coding sequence ATGAACCACCCAAAAGCTAGTCCGTTTTCTAAGATAGAGCAAGAAGTCGGACTCTCAAAAATTACCATAGAATATTCAAGACCATCTGCTAAAGGTCGAGTTTTGTTTGGCAATCAATCAAGTGGGGAATCTAGTTTAGTACCTTATGGTCGTATTTGGCGGGTAGGGGCTAATGAATCTACCAAAATTACTTTTAGCACAGATGTTGTTATTGATGGTCAAAAGCTCGTTAAAGGCACTTATGCTTTGTATGCTTTTCCTGAAGCAAAAGAGTGGCAAATAGTTTTTCATAAAAATATTACGCATTGGGGTGATGGTCGACAAGCGTATAATGCAGAAGAAGATGCATTACGTATTTATGTTAAACCAATTCAAAAACAAGATTTTCAAGAGACTTTTCTAATTTCGTTTGATCATATTGATCACAACGGAGCTATTATGAATTGGAATTGGGGAACTACAGAAGTTTCAATCCCCATTCAATTTGATACGAAATCTATTTTTCAAGAGCAGATTAATACTCAATTATTAAATACTCCAACTGCACAAACCTATTACGAAATAGCACGTTATTATCAAGAGCAAAGATTAAAACCTATAGAAGCCCTCGGTTATGTCGATAGGGCCATTAGCATGGGTGGAGATACCTATTACTTTCATAGAGTACGTTCTTTGATTTTGGCAGATTTAGAAAAATATGAAGCTGCAATAAAAGCATCTAACATTTCTATTATTTTAGCAGAGAAGGAAGGTAAGGATGAATTTATTCGCTTGAATAAAAATGATATCCGCAGGTGGAAAACTCTTCAATCAACAAATAAATAA
- a CDS encoding DUF4295 domain-containing protein, which produces MAKKTVASLQTSSKRLTKAIKMVKSPKSGAYVFVEQVMAPEMVDAWIAKK; this is translated from the coding sequence ATGGCTAAGAAGACCGTAGCAAGTTTACAGACAAGTTCTAAAAGATTGACAAAAGCTATAAAAATGGTTAAGTCACCAAAATCAGGTGCTTACGTTTTTGTAGAGCAAGTAATGGCACCAGAAATGGTTGATGCTTGGATTGCCAAGAAATAA
- the rpmG gene encoding 50S ribosomal protein L33, with protein sequence MAKKGNRIQVILECTEHKESGQPGTSRYITTKNKKNTPERLEIKKFNPILKRMTLHKEIK encoded by the coding sequence ATGGCAAAGAAAGGCAATAGAATACAAGTTATATTAGAATGCACAGAGCATAAAGAATCTGGTCAACCAGGTACTTCAAGATATATCACGACAAAAAATAAGAAGAACACTCCTGAGAGATTGGAAATTAAAAAATTCAATCCTATTCTTAAGAGAATGACCCTTCATAAAGAAATTAAATAG
- the ftsY gene encoding signal recognition particle-docking protein FtsY — protein sequence MSLFKKIFSSQKKETLDKGLEKTKTSFFSKLGKAVAGKSKVDDDVLDNLEEVLVSSDVGVDTTLKIIQRIEARVARDKYVGTDELNTILRAEIAGLLSETNDSETGDIQIPKDKKPYVIMVVGVNGVGKTTTIGKLAYRFKNQGLKVVLGAADTFRAAAIDQLQVWADRVDVPIVKQQMGSDPASVAFDTLSSAVTQDADVVIIDTAGRLHNKVNLMNELTKVKRVMQKVVADTPHEVLLVLDGSTGQNAFEQAKQFTKATEVTALAITKLDGTAKGGVVIGISDQFKIPVKYIGIGEGIEDLQAFNKHEFVDSFFKI from the coding sequence ATGAGCTTATTTAAAAAAATATTTTCTTCTCAGAAAAAAGAAACCTTAGATAAAGGTTTAGAAAAAACTAAAACCAGCTTCTTTTCGAAGTTAGGTAAAGCGGTTGCTGGTAAGTCTAAGGTAGACGATGACGTTTTAGATAATCTTGAAGAAGTATTGGTTTCTTCAGATGTTGGCGTAGATACTACCTTAAAGATTATACAAAGAATAGAGGCAAGAGTTGCTCGCGATAAGTATGTGGGTACCGATGAGCTTAATACGATTTTAAGAGCTGAAATTGCAGGTTTACTTTCAGAGACCAACGATAGCGAAACTGGCGATATTCAAATACCAAAAGATAAAAAGCCATATGTAATTATGGTCGTTGGCGTAAATGGTGTTGGTAAGACAACAACTATTGGTAAGTTGGCTTATCGTTTTAAAAATCAAGGTTTAAAAGTAGTTCTTGGTGCAGCCGATACTTTTAGGGCTGCGGCGATAGATCAATTACAGGTATGGGCTGATCGTGTAGATGTGCCTATAGTAAAGCAGCAAATGGGTAGTGATCCTGCTTCTGTTGCTTTTGATACCTTGAGTTCTGCCGTTACCCAAGATGCCGACGTTGTAATCATTGACACAGCAGGTAGATTGCACAACAAGGTGAACTTAATGAATGAGTTGACTAAGGTAAAACGTGTAATGCAAAAAGTAGTTGCCGATACTCCGCATGAAGTATTGTTGGTGCTAGATGGTTCTACTGGGCAAAATGCATTTGAGCAAGCAAAACAATTTACGAAAGCTACAGAAGTTACAGCTTTGGCAATCACCAAATTAGATGGTACTGCAAAAGGTGGAGTGGTTATAGGTATATCTGATCAATTTAAAATACCTGTAAAGTATATTGGTATAGGTGAGGGTATTGAAGATTTACAAGCATTTAATAAGCATGAGTTCGTAGATTCATTCTTTAAAATTTAA
- a CDS encoding carboxypeptidase-like regulatory domain-containing protein, with protein MRIFLVVFLLLMGVGHAQEVLVEGHVYDDKTKTAVPYANISFLKTLKGTSSDEEGYFYIDVPESYLERDVHISALGFKDTIMSARVISEKKKIYMKEETFELEEVVVFQSLGDSQVLNPVSSYSIKSGFSSAETPWVLALYFPNIGAAKKYIEKITIHVQQNSKFKRASSKFRLRIYDVDKKTKKPNHDLMRKSIVLESSKNEDYVSIDLSSMGIRMPDEGVYIGLEWIFLPYNWYTNTFKHAITNKNVVEDRFAPTFAAVYQKNQNFKTMVYGMGEWTDFAIKAPGNNENLIPAISLKLSKKK; from the coding sequence ATGCGCATTTTTTTAGTAGTATTTCTTTTGCTAATGGGTGTAGGTCATGCCCAAGAAGTTCTAGTCGAAGGTCATGTATATGATGATAAAACAAAAACTGCAGTACCATATGCCAACATAAGTTTTCTAAAAACTTTAAAAGGTACGTCAAGTGATGAAGAAGGATATTTCTATATAGATGTACCTGAATCATATTTAGAGCGCGATGTGCATATTTCAGCATTAGGCTTTAAAGACACTATAATGTCTGCCAGGGTTATTTCTGAAAAGAAGAAAATATACATGAAAGAAGAAACCTTCGAGCTTGAAGAAGTCGTGGTTTTTCAAAGTTTAGGAGATTCTCAGGTGCTTAATCCTGTGAGTTCGTATAGTATTAAAAGCGGATTTTCTTCTGCTGAGACCCCTTGGGTACTGGCATTGTATTTTCCTAATATAGGGGCTGCTAAAAAATATATAGAGAAAATAACTATTCATGTGCAGCAGAATAGCAAGTTCAAAAGAGCTTCGTCAAAATTCAGACTTCGAATATATGATGTAGATAAGAAAACCAAAAAACCTAATCATGATTTAATGCGTAAGAGTATCGTTTTAGAGAGTTCTAAAAACGAAGATTACGTATCTATAGATCTTTCTAGTATGGGCATTAGAATGCCAGATGAGGGTGTTTATATAGGGTTAGAGTGGATTTTCTTACCTTATAATTGGTATACAAACACTTTTAAGCATGCCATTACAAATAAGAACGTTGTAGAAGACCGGTTCGCACCTACCTTCGCCGCTGTATATCAAAAGAATCAAAATTTTAAGACGATGGTTTATGGTATGGGCGAATGGACAGATTTTGCTATAAAGGCGCCAGGTAATAATGAAAATTTAATACCAGCAATCAGTCTTAAGTTATCAAAGAAAAAATAA
- a CDS encoding fumarylacetoacetate hydrolase family protein, with protein MKIICIGRNYTAHIDELKNERPEEPVVFIKPDSSVLPKQQDFYIPEFSNDVHYEVEVLVKIKKVGKHISKEFAPTYYDEIGLGIDFTARDLQSKLKEKGLPWEKAKGFDGAAVIGEWLPKTDFKDINNLNFKLLKNDEIVQEGNTSFMLWKIDEIIAYVSTFFMLKKGDIIFTGTPAGVGKISPNDYLTGSLEDKELFTLKIK; from the coding sequence ATGAAGATTATATGTATCGGCAGAAATTATACTGCACATATCGATGAGCTTAAGAACGAAAGACCAGAAGAGCCTGTAGTTTTTATAAAGCCAGATTCGTCAGTATTGCCAAAACAGCAAGATTTTTATATTCCAGAGTTTTCAAATGATGTGCATTATGAAGTGGAGGTTTTGGTAAAAATCAAAAAAGTTGGTAAGCATATTAGTAAAGAATTTGCACCTACCTATTATGATGAAATAGGTTTAGGTATAGATTTTACGGCAAGAGATTTACAGTCAAAATTAAAAGAAAAGGGGCTTCCTTGGGAAAAAGCTAAAGGATTTGATGGTGCTGCCGTGATAGGAGAGTGGCTTCCAAAAACTGATTTTAAAGACATTAATAACCTTAATTTTAAGTTGTTAAAGAACGACGAGATCGTTCAAGAAGGCAATACTAGTTTTATGCTTTGGAAGATAGATGAAATAATTGCTTATGTTTCAACGTTCTTTATGTTGAAAAAAGGAGACATTATTTTTACTGGAACACCTGCCGGTGTTGGGAAAATAAGTCCAAATGACTATCTTACGGGTAGTTTGGAAGACAAAGAGCTTTTTACCTTAAAAATTAAGTGA
- a CDS encoding competence/damage-inducible protein A: MLAEIITIGDEILIGQIIDTNSAFIGKELNKIGISVYQITSIQDERTHLLKAFKDASERVDVVILTGGLGPTKDDITKHTLCEFFNDELVENAEVLAHVEELFAKYISNTPISDINRMQALVPSRAEVLHNANGTAPGMLIRENEVTFISMPGVPFEMKHLMTESVIPALAAYYKRPHIIHRTIVTYGVGESALAERIEAWEDNLPSNIKLAYLPNLGKVRLRLSGKAADYDELAAAMDAECDKLYPLINDVVFGFEDDETLEEIVAKLLTGKKLTLSTAESFTGGKIAEKITSIPGASNYFKGAVVSYATEAKINVLKVPKELVDKYSVVSAEVATAMAKGAKELMKTDFAIATTGNAGPTKGDSNAEVGTVFIAIDGPKSKFVQEFKMGSTRERVVEKSVNKAFELLQKEILKM; encoded by the coding sequence ATGCTTGCTGAAATTATTACTATTGGCGATGAAATTCTCATCGGTCAAATCATTGATACCAACTCCGCATTTATAGGTAAAGAACTGAATAAAATAGGTATTTCAGTTTATCAGATTACCTCTATACAAGATGAACGAACACATTTACTGAAAGCATTTAAAGATGCTTCTGAACGCGTAGATGTAGTGATTCTTACTGGCGGTCTAGGTCCTACCAAAGATGATATTACCAAACATACCTTATGTGAGTTCTTTAATGATGAGCTTGTAGAGAATGCCGAAGTATTGGCACATGTAGAAGAATTGTTTGCGAAATATATAAGCAATACTCCGATATCAGATATTAATAGAATGCAAGCTTTGGTACCGAGTAGGGCGGAAGTCTTGCATAATGCCAATGGTACTGCCCCTGGTATGTTAATTAGGGAGAATGAAGTAACATTCATCTCAATGCCTGGCGTGCCTTTTGAAATGAAGCACCTAATGACAGAATCTGTGATTCCTGCATTGGCGGCTTATTATAAAAGGCCTCATATTATACATAGAACAATAGTTACCTATGGTGTGGGAGAAAGTGCACTTGCCGAGCGTATTGAAGCTTGGGAAGATAATCTGCCTTCTAACATTAAATTGGCCTATTTACCTAATTTGGGTAAGGTGAGGTTGCGATTGTCTGGTAAAGCGGCTGATTATGATGAATTGGCAGCTGCAATGGATGCGGAATGTGATAAATTATATCCGTTGATCAACGATGTAGTATTTGGCTTCGAAGATGATGAAACCTTAGAAGAGATTGTAGCTAAATTGTTGACAGGTAAAAAGTTGACATTGTCGACGGCAGAGAGTTTTACGGGAGGTAAAATAGCAGAGAAAATTACGTCAATTCCTGGCGCATCTAATTATTTTAAAGGAGCTGTGGTCAGTTATGCTACCGAGGCTAAAATAAATGTACTAAAGGTGCCTAAAGAATTGGTTGATAAATATTCTGTGGTTAGCGCAGAAGTTGCAACTGCAATGGCAAAAGGAGCAAAAGAATTGATGAAAACCGATTTTGCAATAGCCACAACAGGTAATGCAGGACCAACAAAAGGAGATTCAAATGCAGAGGTTGGAACGGTATTTATCGCGATCGATGGACCGAAGTCGAAATTTGTACAAGAATTTAAAATGGGAAGCACTCGCGAGAGGGTTGTGGAAAAGTCTGTAAATAAGGCTTTTGAGCTTCTTCAAAAAGAAATTTTAAAAATGTGA
- the rpmB gene encoding 50S ribosomal protein L28, whose translation MSKVCEITGKKAMFGNNVSFSINKTRRRFDVNLSKKRFYIPEEDRWITIKVSTRALKSINKKGISAVLKEAKAKGFVIK comes from the coding sequence ATGTCAAAAGTATGTGAAATTACGGGGAAGAAGGCGATGTTTGGAAACAATGTTTCGTTTTCAATTAATAAAACGAGAAGAAGATTTGATGTAAATCTATCTAAAAAGCGTTTCTACATTCCTGAAGAAGACCGTTGGATTACTATTAAAGTTTCTACAAGAGCTTTAAAGAGTATCAATAAAAAAGGAATATCTGCTGTTTTGAAAGAAGCAAAAGCAAAAGGATTCGTTATTAAGTAA
- a CDS encoding metallophosphoesterase gives MKRRSFFKKTFRWVAGLGLVTGLYSWQIEPFWMQFVHIKMPLKNLPDSLVGKTVMQISDVHIGNSFDYQYIIDSFKEAQELNPDFVVYTGDYVTYEDHEQISQLQEVFKFVVKGSLGTIGILGNHDYGIDFVEDDVAQKITKSLEDVGVTMLRNDTLEINGLNFLGMDDFWGSNFYPEKATAKYNPEKANITLCHNPDVCDLPVWNNFKGWILSGHTHGGQVKPPFLPALILPVKNKNYDAGIKDLKDGRTLYINSALGCLRQVRFNVRPEITIFELAKEV, from the coding sequence ATGAAAAGACGGAGCTTTTTCAAAAAGACTTTTCGGTGGGTAGCTGGGCTAGGTTTGGTAACAGGATTGTACAGTTGGCAAATAGAACCTTTTTGGATGCAGTTTGTTCATATAAAAATGCCTTTGAAGAACTTACCAGATTCACTTGTCGGTAAAACAGTAATGCAAATAAGTGATGTGCATATTGGTAATTCTTTTGATTATCAATATATCATAGATTCATTTAAAGAAGCCCAAGAATTGAATCCTGATTTTGTAGTGTATACCGGAGACTATGTTACCTATGAAGACCATGAGCAAATAAGCCAATTGCAAGAGGTGTTCAAATTTGTGGTTAAAGGCTCGTTGGGTACTATCGGTATATTGGGTAATCACGACTACGGAATCGATTTTGTAGAGGATGATGTCGCACAAAAAATCACGAAGAGTCTAGAAGATGTAGGGGTGACCATGTTACGAAATGATACCTTAGAAATTAACGGACTCAATTTTCTTGGGATGGATGATTTTTGGGGTAGTAATTTTTATCCTGAAAAAGCTACTGCAAAATATAATCCTGAGAAAGCAAATATTACCCTATGTCACAATCCGGATGTATGTGATCTGCCTGTCTGGAATAATTTTAAAGGTTGGATACTCTCTGGTCATACCCATGGCGGACAAGTAAAACCACCTTTTCTGCCTGCATTAATATTACCGGTAAAAAATAAAAATTATGATGCCGGTATAAAAGATTTAAAAGATGGTAGAACCCTATATATAAATAGTGCCTTAGGTTGTTTGCGTCAAGTGCGTTTTAACGTAAGACCAGAAATTACCATATTTGAATTGGCTAAGGAAGTTTAG